The DNA region GGTAGGTTCTGCCAGTCCGGGACCAATAACTATTCCTTCAGTTATAAATGGTGATGGATATGTAGCAGTCTTAATTCATTGTGACATATATACGGTAGACACGAATCATAGGTCCCATCATATGATGCATTACTATAAtccaaaatttaattaatttattgaatttaCATTAATGATGGTCTAATCCCAGGGCCATCTTGTAATTCTAGAAGCAATGAAAGAGCGGTCATTGGTCAACTATGCACTTTAATTTTAAGCCCCGAACCcacgaaaagaaaatattcacgCTCTTCTTCCATAGAACCCTCTGGACACATTAGAATTTCGACAATCCAATCCAATCCCTCCCCCGCCCCCAAATCTCCCTCTTAAAAACCCCTTCAAACTCTCCCCTTCCTCCCCCAAACATCCCCCTTCACTCTCTTCAATATCCTTTCTCCAaataccccaaaaaaaaaaaaagcgctTAGTCCATAGGAATTTAAGGTTGTTTGGGAGATCGACTGCGTCCTTAGTGAAGCATAACGACATGGGCGCATTGGTGGGGCATGTGGCACCCGGGTTTGGCTTCTTTGTCATAGGCCTATGGCACCTCTTCAACCACATCCGGCTCCATGCGCGTGGCCCGAGCTCGTACTCATCCCCGCCCTGGTTCCCATCCCCTAGGGTCAGGTACCTCGAGTTGTACATGATAATGTTCGGGTGTTCCATGTCCATCGCGATGGAGCTCTTCATAGGCCCAGACAGGCACCAGCCCCTAGACCCCGACGGCACCATCCCATCCAACCACCTCCACAACTTCGAGCACTCCCTCAtctccctctccttcttcacctATGCGGCTTTTGCCATCGTCTTGGACCGGGTGGTGGGGCCATCCAAGGCCCACGCTGGGCCTTCTTCGGCCTGACCCAGCTAGTTGGGGCCGTGGCCTTCGGCCAGCAGCTCCTCCTCTTCCACCTCCACTCGGCCGACCACATGGGCGTGGAGGGACAGTATCACTTGTTGCTCCAAATTGTGATCGTTGTGTCCCTTGCCACAACCTTGATTGGGATCGCCCTCCCAAGGAGTTTCCTAGTCAGCTTTGTGAGGTCAGCTAGCATTCTATTCCAAGGAATTTGGCTGATGGTCATGGGCTTCATGTTGTGGACCCCACAGCTCATCCCTAAGGGCTGCTTCATGAACCTAGAGGAGGGCCACCTGGTGGTCCGGTGCCACAGCGACGAGGCCCTCCACCGGGCCAAGTCGCTCGTGAACATCGGGTTCAGCTGGTTCCTGATCGGGGTCACGATCTTCTCCGTATCCCTCTACCTCATCCTCACCAAAATTTACGGAGACAGCGTCGAATATCAATCTTTAGACCTGGAAGCAGATGATGTGGAGTCGCAGAAGAGAGCCAAGACCGTTAACGATGAGCCATCGAGGAGTTTTATCCACGTGGATAAATTGAGTAGTTGCCCGAACGGAAGTGACATGGAAAGGTAGCTGAGCATATATGGCAAAGTGGATAAGTAATTTGGTCTTGGCATATTGAACAAGATTAGAGACGCGTGCAAAAATGTGTTGGGTTGGTGGGTTATGTCAATtagtgattttcttttttctttttttcttttgttctctctatctctcttcATGCCTTTATTTGTGATTATTGAAGGGTTTGATTTTTGGGGTTTGGAGATTTGGGGATTAATTATACTGGTTTATGTTTATGGGCTCAATTAAGATTAGGAGCTGGGTGGCTTAATTATTAACTGTGTCCGTTGACTGTATATAAAAGAATACTTGGAaacaaagaatatatatatatatatatttttttatttcacccGAATTAGTTTCATCTGATTTGATTAAGCCATGAagattgtcttttttttttcttttttggttccCTTCTGTTATGGGCTCAGAGATTTACATTTGTatcataatttataatttgcgctttctaatttatatttgttttcTCCTTAACGCATGCATATGATTAAatttacttaactctaaaacttTATAAAAGAGTTTAGCATTATCATCATCAAGTCGATATCAAGAGATTTTgaattcaattttcatcaaTAAAACTCTCATGCctctttattttctcaaaCCAATCtccaattaaatttataaatctcTGTTATagtcaaaagaaaaatccatgAAATTAACTAGAGATTGGCTAAAAAAGATCTGACTCGGATCgattaaattatttcattaaaaaaatattattttttccttcaatGTAAAAGgggataaaaaattaagagaagaCGTAGAATTGTGATGATGAGTCTTTTAAATATTGCGAGAGCAGAATCATCAGCTATGCATGCATGACGCATCAGTTCCTTACAAGCATCTGATTCCTTACATATCTTTACACAAACAAATATATCATGTATCAAATCCATACGCCATCAAATTTCTTGCACATAtggaaaattataatataatatgaggAAAATAGCCATATATAGCGtaatttttaccttatttttacTTCttagcacgtttttaaaagttgtcataATTGtacgaatcaccattttattccggaTCTAACATACCAttaaactccgtctaaaaaccgttacacaccgttaaactcctcatctccttcttcacGACTTTGCCCCTTTTCCTCCTTTCATCTGCATCCCTTTTGAGGACCTCCTAGAACTTCATCATCAGACCAGTCCCTCCTTTAATTCTTTGGACGCCAATTCCATCGAGggctctttttcttctcctctctttGGTCGTTGGCTCGACTGCCCTCCAGCTTCCCGAAGCCGCTGTTGTCATTTCTTCTCGGCTGCTGAGCTATTGTGCCCCTCTCTCGAGTTTCTTGATGTGTTGTTTTGCTTCCATGTTGCTCGTTGATCTTGTGCCGTCCTCTCTTGAGCTTCCTGAGCTATTGTCGATGTCGCCTTGCAATTGTTGAGGTCATCCTTGAGCTTGCTGAAACGTTTTGTTGTTGTTCATGCTTCCTGAGCTCCTTGAGATTGCTTCTTGTTGTTGTTGAGCCTCTCCTCAAGTTACTGCTAAATGCTATTGCCCTCCTTCATTCTCGTTGATGTGCTGCTGGTGTCCTTCCCTCAAGTTTCCTGAGCTCTCCTCGAGCTACTGCTCTTCTACTTGTCTGAGCTTCTTCAAGCTACTGAACTGCTGGTGTTCTCAACCACCTAGAGCTCCTTGCACATTTTGTTGCTGCTCATTTTCACTGCAGAGCCTTGCAGCTCTCTTTCCTCTTCCCGTGCAGGTTGTTGTAGCTCGTTGCTTCTGTCCAAGATTTCCTGAGCTGTTGTTCCTCCATCCAGTGCTTCCTTGAACTCCCTACTGCGTTTTGTTGCTACTGCTCGGCCTCTCTTCGAGCTCCTTAAGATGTTGTCGTACTGATCAGTCACTGAGTGTAAAATACCATTTGTCTCAACACTGAGGAGCCTTTGAACAACCCGCTCCAATCTCAGTTTGAAGGATTTTTGAAGCTTTACGGGCTCCTTATAATTCCGGCTTGGGAGATGAAACACACACGCAGGCCAGCTTGAGCACAACACTGACCATCACACCCCTCAGCTCATAACACAACTCGCCCGTGTTCCCTCCCATTCTTCAACTCACCCTCGAGTTCTTCTTAACAACAGTCGTCATCACCAGGGACGATCAGCTGCCCCTCTCACAAGCATCCTCAGCAGATGCTACTTCCTCCTTGAGCTCCTTGACGCCATATCTGTGGCCTAGGCCCTCTTGACATCCTGAAACCGATGTGTTGTGAAGCATAGTTGGTGGATCTGGAAGAGCTGGGAAGCAGAGTcgtgaaggaggaggaggaagaagaagaaagagtttAACGATATTTAATGGTTTTTAGACAGAGTTCAACGATATGCTAAATCCGGTAATAAAATAGTGATTTGTGCTAAATcgtgataattttaaaaaacgtcataggaagtgaaaataaagtaaaaactGCGTTATATGGGACTATTTTTCCTATAATATGTGATGCCACCTTCGCATTGAGTCAAAAGTTGTAGGGCGATCGTAGCGAAAATGAGACATAGTTTATCTGGGATATCGCCTTGACCGGGAATTAAACATCCCGCTATTATATAAATGACTAGAATTATCCACACGCCCACACTACACGGAGAGCGTAGAGCGACACTACAAATGtatcttatatatttactttCCTCTCTCGATGTTTCTTATAAAACTATAGAGATTGAAAACTGGTTTGCCGAAAATTCGAGCATATCAAGAATTAACGAGTAAATCGCGGAATAAGCCAGACTACGCAGGGTGATAGTAATTGAAAAAActgttaattaaaaattaaattatgggggaaagaaaaaaaaagtaaattttttgGCCACTAGCGGAACAAGGATGACCAAGATTAAGAGAATGACAATAATTCACAGCCACGAGTTCAGGATAATGTGTGACATTTCGTCCGcctaatttctatttttccttctttcccatacactgtttttttttggggttctatCTGGTGGACTTTAATTTCTCGTACAAATCAATTTTGAGAGCaggaggaggaaaaaaagcaacagccaaaattaattttgaaaaaagaaaaatgaaaagagagGAGGAAAGCCCCCTCGACATTTATACTGCTATACCCTGTGTTAAATTTCAAAGTCAAACCAGTAACATCACAACGGCCGCTGAATGTCTCTCATCTACTAAATTCTTCCAGCATATGAATAAGATTCTagcaaatcaattaattatgataataataaaaataatatatgaagGTTCAGACGATATATGATTGCGCCATGGTATCCCAATTTTACAATCCCTTAACTCATAACTATTATATTTTGGTTGTTTGAATAATTAAtatcattaatgaaattattatcacacttaatcattttattgaaaaataaaaaaggaatttCTCGATtcacaaataaatattaaatatttcaaaaaatatattaacaaaTCTGATTAACAAatagatattaaaaaaatccttaaaataatttatccaTGAATAAATTTCTCCATGAATAAATTTCTCCACAAATATCaagtaaattaaattttattatttattttttactcaCCCATGCAATACGCAAATTTACacctaattaataattaagctTGGCTTATTAATACGTGGATAACGGCCACTAATTTGTAAAATagctaaaaaaaaacatttcttGTCATGTCAAAGTAAAAAAGGATCggattatataattaaagattATCAAGTTATACACATTTGTCCTCAAATTAGAAAAGTTAACAGCATCACATTGATATGAAAATTTAGCTGGTGAATATGGTAGAAAAGTTGAGATTGTATATTAATCGATCTATACAAGTAAAAAAATCGAATCCAATTAATTAAGCGtgtaaaaaatattacatatatatagcttCAACCCACTGTCGATGTTATGGAGTGAGCATTCATCACACAGAAGATAGGATCATTTGAGATATTCCCTTAACCAAATAATGCAACACCTTCAGCTCGAAATGGCCTGGTCCCTGCATACTCGATCCTCGTacgaaatatatttataaggaTGTAGCGCAATTCACACCTTCGCCTAGTATCAAAGAGGTTTCAAATTCAGTATTCATAATATGACCACCTATACACTTTTATTAGACCCATAGACATTCTTTGTAAtcggaaaaatatatatatatatatttacaagagaaatgtatataatagtatatatattacgCAAATTGGAATAATTTCTATTCGTGAAGAAATATACATAGTTTCATAATGCAAATACCTGATTGTCTATTTTACTCGAACAATGACACATCAAAATTGCAACAAATACATTGTCCGATCGACAAGAACTCCTCCTTTTCTAGTAGAATGCAGTTGGAATGAACAATTCCGTAGCGCAGTCAAGAGGCCCTAATTTTGGATAAATCATCATCCGACCAACCATCAACTTTCAGGTCCGTATAATTAATACATAGATCTCTTGAGAActgccccgtttggattcaaagaaatttgattttaactttaactttaactttaactttaactcaacacactacacaataaaaatacacattttccaagtcaaatttataatcacatctcatttgtccttttccacaattaaaatcaaaatcaaaatcaaagtaactttaactctgaatccaaatgGCCCCGAGATCCGACTTTCGTGTCAAAAGCTGCATCGTTAGGCATATGGGTAAGGGATTAATTAGCTAGAGAATTATGACCTAAGAGTCAAACCACTTAATTTCCTTgataaaaactcaattaaaTTCAAGTAGCCTTAAAATCAATATGGGAAAATAATCTTCAAGTCATTTGCACAGTCTGTATGATCGGAATAATTCATCCCGTGAGTGTGTAAGGTGTTCACAtttaggggtgatcggttccggataccctgtattttttataatacccggaccctaccctgtaagggacaagtttcaagattttggaaccggaccctaccctgttgaatcatggaatCGAAACCTactcggaacctgtattataccacggGTTCCGGGTACTCTGTTgaaacctgtaaattttttcttctcactaaataaaatcgaaaatatcacatatataatcagtaatcatgccaaatagaatatcaacaaaatttagattattccacaacaatgaaataataatattatgtctcatcaattcatcgacaaaattgaacatccataatacgatctcatACAACAAAGTGCTTATattctgattcattagaggagatagtaactttactcttttctcgtttttcttttaataaataaccggttccggataccctgtaggcaggaatcggaaccggaaccggaaccgattttcacaggttcctaattttaatacccgaagcctaccatattttcaatacgagctacccggaccttacccgttagggtaggttCCAACTGATTCCGGATATACCCGGTATTCATGCACACCCCTATTCACATTATCGTAGAATTTGGTAGCTGAAATTCGAATATATCTCCttatgtacatacatatatatatatatatataatctttatCTTATTTAATCTTAatcttaataataatataaaattggtCCATTGGGACCAACAGGCAAGTGGGATACATTTTCCCACTCGCTCCTTTTCtaaatttacaattttttaaaaattttcattttaagaaaatttctcTCCCTTTTTAGTATTTTGAGATCCAACCAAAATAAGATGATAGGTGATCTGATCTATTCGTGGGGTCAAATAATTCAGTGATTATGGTCtaatttgttattttcaaaatagtttatttctaaacttttatttagaaaattagaaaaatttcgTATTAGAAATACCGCATGTTCAAATTAAGATATATgcaagatttttattttcaaattttaggcTGTGAATGAGAAACCTTTTTCCACTCccaatattttgttttctttttaattttcacattttaaaaatttttccCTTTTGTCCAGACCCAAAAATGAACGTTGATTTCATtgctaatttatttttttataaatttataaaatgcacatattttcattttcttaaactAGATTGTGTTCTCCTTTACTTAGTATTTGCAAAATTTCAAATGTTATTCATACCACTCactttaaaaacaaaagagtAAGCTTTTTACTCAACAGTCAACGCATTTAAAGTACActccataaaataaaaatattggtATCATAATCGATAATATGGATTAGTATATCCATAGTTGAGTTAAGGacaaattgagaaaaatatggACATATAAGAAGTATGCATGAGTTCATGAGTTCTACCATCTaccaattttaaaatttagattaaacATGTGCTCGCAATAAGATTTATCACTCATTATAAActcttattaaaataaaagagtaaACTCAACTAAATTGATATGATAAATCATACTGTATTTTAATAGATAGGATAACCATAAAATTAGGTTTAGTGTTAAcgaaaaatttcataaaaataatgattaaataatcaTAATCACTTCAATATAtctaacaaataaataatattggtGGTGGGAATCTATATTgaagattttatttataattactGATTTTCCAACCTTAGGGTCCTTGGGAGAATCAGAATGGAATCTCTGGAATGAATATTGTGACAAAGTGGAGAAAATTGCGGGaacaaattatttatttgttagtGCCATTAATTAAATCGCTAAGAAATTTAAACAAGACAAGTTGCAGGAATGAAAATTAAGATCTTCGTCTATCAAGGACATATAATATTCGAGGTAATCAAGTCAAAAGTATAAACTCGGCTAATAATATTCAGATGACGAATTCACAATCCTCATCGTGCCCCTAATATTCTCCGGTTAAATCGGATTGTATATAAAGCAGTAATAagaaaggggggaaaaaattaACTTCATGATCTCGATTTCGGATCTTGTGGATAGGTCTTAGGCATGAGATAGGGTCGGCACGTGGTTCATCCGACCGGATATAGGATATGATTACTCCGATGAGAGAGACCGGGATGGGGTGAGAATTTAGAATATGGGCCTCCTAATAACTATGGGTTGGGTCATATATAAAAGTGAGAATCAGAAGCCCTTCTTCGTTGATGGACTTGAAGTATGGGTTCCTAAATGGGGTCTTTTGATCCCGTCTTAAAGagctttcatttttttttaattgatatatatatatatatatatctatatacaattCGCTATCTTTCggccaaaaaattattaatcttaTTATTGCTCGGTCATCCCTTCACCCCGACTTCACTTGATTGGTCGCTATCAGTAATGTTCATACTATTCTATTATCGATTCCTAATGCTAATAATTTTATAGCAGTTTGAAGTTATTAGAAGTaggaaaaaacagaaaaagaaacgTTTGGGTGATTTTAACTTCCACAACTTagattttaccaaaaaaaatctcataCATAGAATCTCATCTCAACTCCATACAATATCTTGTGCTACCCGCCTCTTTCTAGTCGGGATTCAAAACTTAAATCGATACTtaacatataaaattaatacagTCATTGATAACCATAAATCTGTAATACAATTGATATGAATTTATTTCGGCGAATGAACACGAACTATACTATGCATTACGGCTTTCTTACTATCAAGGCCATTGAATCGCCATAACAAATCGCTTTCAGTTCTGAAGATCAATGGCCCCAGGATACAAAAAATCTTCAGCTCGAAGAAAACAACTCCGTTGTTCTGTCAATATTCAGTTCATCCCTATTTTAAAAGACAGtccatttataaaaataaataaataaataaataaagtaatgGCGCATAATTTCGCATGTCAATAAAATGATTATAAGTTCGATACTAAGTGAAAATATTATTGtccatttattagatattatgatttttattttaatgtattTTGTTCCTCCcttataatatgaaaatatagttgattttctttttattttttaatttttaaaaattatttgtctGTTTGTTATGGTCGAGgatattttccttttcggcTTCGACCGACGGTCTGATTCAGAATCATTCTCCGATCGACGAAGCCCAAACCTCTGCAACTTCAAGAAATGCTTATCTCCACAGGGCTTCTTCAGTCCACTGTCACTCTCACTTCTCCGTTCCAACCTCTGGTCGACACCCACTTCAGGAACAGCCCGTCATCGGCCGCCCCGTGTCTGCCCAAATCCCTCCTGCCGGGCTTCGACGCCGGCGGCGGTGGCCTCCTCAGCGGGCTGCTCTATTCGGGTAGGAGGCCGCACCGGTCGAAGAAGCTCAGCGCCGTCACCACCGCTGTCAACGCCTCTCTGATCGAGGCCCCTCTTCTCTGGGCGGGCAGGCTCTGCGTCTTCTACGCGCTCCTCAAGGCCGGGTTGGCCGGATCCGACGCTAACCCCCTTGTCTCAGGTCTTCTTTGATTGTTCTTCAGTTTCCTATGTTgatcccccaaaaaaaaaaaatcttttagtTACGTATCTGATGGAGCTGAGGTGTTTCAGATTTGGGAAGCAGTGGGGTTAGTGCTGAATATGGCGATTTGGGATTCTCCAAATGGCTTGGAAGCTTGCAAGGGAAACAATCAGGTTCCAAGCTTTGAACTTGCTCATGTGTTATTGATTAACATTGTTAGGACTTAGGAGGAATGCGATGTCTGTGATTGATGTAAATAGGCTTGTTGCTAGAGAGGATAATATTTTGTGTAAGTTCCGAATATTTTGCCCCCGGGTTACTGTATTGAATGATGGGTTGATCAATGGATTATTCGACGGAGAAGAATCAGGAAAATGAGGGTTGGTCTCGGTTGGTGGAGTTAATTGAAATGCTGTAGCCTTTGAGTCAGCTAAAGtggattaaatttttttcattgccATGAATCATTGAGTTCTGTTTTCGTTTTCGGTTTAGACGGCCTTTAGAATTGTGCATTGCAAGAAAAGTTTGAAAAGTGGGCTGCCTTACGGTTTCAAGATCCTTCATATATGCACTCATCTAGATGTCTTTCCTGCTTCTTATGTCGAAATGAAGTTGGCAAGTAAAAGAGggtgttttctttttgttctttGTTGGGGGAATGAATCAGATAAAGAAGCAGCTGACAGAAGAAAACTGGTGAGCAAATGGCACCCTACAACAAAGGGTACCCTTCGACGAAACTACAGGATCCCCTCTAAATCCGAAGGCCGGCGCCTCCTCAAGGCCATCGCTTCCTTGCTGTCTGATGATGATCACTTCACAGACGCCACCTCTCACAAGGTATGAAGATTCATTTCGTCGATTCtcatttcttcctttcttaaCTTAGTAGCATTGCCCAAGTTACCGTTCCAAGTCTTTTTACCATCAATATTTCCATTAGAAGTCGGGCTCGAGAAGCAGATTTTCTTGGTACAAAGATTAATCAAACCCTTGTATCCTAAGAAGCAAAGTTGTCGGGAGTGATTTAACTGGCTAAACTATTTTGTTTCGGTTGCTTCTGCAGGGCTGTCAAATTAGAAGAGAGAGTGCTCATGGTGAAAGTGTTTGCTGCAACAACGTGAGGGCTCTGTTTGATGAGCTTCCGACCCCGCATGTGATCGTGGAGATCACCCCATTCCCTGCAGGCCCACTCACCGAGAAGGATTATGCAAAGGCTGAGAAACTCGAACGCGTTCTGAGATCAGGCCCTTCGATTTGATCTCAAGCGCCATGGACGTTCTGATCTGATCTGAGCTCCCCTGTCCCTGGACATTGTCATCGACTTGTAAATATCTGCAAACATGAAATGGCTTCCCCCTCTTGCCTCGGAATGGCTTTCAACTCCACGAGTCTTGGTTTACAGGGTTTAGTATTTTTCGAAGGAATAGGGTAACGGGTTCAACTGAAGTAGTTATAACGTGATCATATCAGCTGCGCTGCGCCAGTAAACGACTAAAgatcttatatataaatttagcGCAGTTTACAACCTTGGTTCATTTAAAAACCTGCACAACAACTTCGATCTCAAAACAATTTAACGGCTGAGGGTGCCTCTGGCTGTTACGGTAACAGTAATTTCATTCTACTCATTTTCCCTGGATACCTTTTAAGTTAGAGTCACGTATGGTTTTGGTCCTTGAAAGATATCATTGTCTTGGGTTTGGTCCCTCAAAAATTTTTGTCATTGTTTTCGTCCCTCAATCTACATTATGTTAGATGTTTTAGTCATGTCGTCTTCTTGTGCGTGCCAATCGTGACGGAAATTTCACATGGCGTATGAGCTAGACATAACACCATTAACCACTCCCCAAATTGCCAAAACGGCgtcattgtcttctttgaacAACTTCAGATCACTTCTTTGTGCTCGTGGCCTCCGGAAGATGAAGAGGACAGTGATAGGCGAGAAGAGATCATGACGGAATCGAAATCCAAGTCCTTGAGGAAGGGCATGTTGAGGGAGGAATCTGAGGAGCTCGAGGCCTTGGAGCCTCTGTGGAGGAAATTCTTGAAGGATTTCGGGTTCGACGATGAAGACGGCATCGAGTTCCTACGAGACGCAATGGACTTGGCGGGGGCCTTGGCATTTGCATTCTGAAACAGCTTCTTCAGGCCTAGGAGCTCTCTCTACTGGCTAGAACACCTTGGAGCTTTGGGAGAGGAGAGGTAGAGATTCATGGCGGA from Punica granatum isolate Tunisia-2019 chromosome 3, ASM765513v2, whole genome shotgun sequence includes:
- the LOC116201939 gene encoding uncharacterized protein LOC116201939, yielding MLISTGLLQSTVTLTSPFQPLVDTHFRNSPSSAAPCLPKSLLPGFDAGGGGLLSGLLYSGRRPHRSKKLSAVTTAVNASLIEAPLLWAGRLCVFYALLKAGLAGSDANPLVSDLGSSGVSAEYGDLGFSKWLGSLQGKQSDKEAADRRKLVSKWHPTTKGTLRRNYRIPSKSEGRRLLKAIASLLSDDDHFTDATSHKGCQIRRESAHGESVCCNNVRALFDELPTPHVIVEITPFPAGPLTEKDYAKAEKLERVLRSGPSI